A DNA window from Pyrus communis chromosome 3, drPyrComm1.1, whole genome shotgun sequence contains the following coding sequences:
- the LOC137727676 gene encoding uncharacterized mitochondrial protein AtMg00810-like — protein sequence MAEELQALNENNTWTIVKLPKGKKAAGSRWVYKTKFHSDGTIERNKARLVARGFTQTYGVDYKETFAPVAKMNTVRVLLSVAINNAWPLFQMDVKNAFLHGDNMSEIIALKQYLNNKFAIKDLGTLKYFLGIEMAHSHKGFFLNQRKYVMDLLHEAKMTDCKPARTPLDSNLKLKTHGDPVPNLSYYQRMVGKLIYLTITRPDISYVVSIGSQFMHSPSMDHLKIVHRVLRYLKGSIGRGILMRNNSHTQISGYTDADWAGNSLDRKSTTGFCMFVGGNLVTWKSKKQSVVARSSAEAEYRAMASTACELIWLRSLLLTLGFPHQQPMSLHCDNQAAMHIASNPVFHERTKHIKVDCHYVRNQVQSKVIDTHYTRSHDQLADIFTKGLPSVDFQRLLFKLGSINPFDPA from the exons atggcagaggagcttcaagccctcaatgaaaataacacatggactatagtgaaacttccaaaaggaaagaaggcAGCGGGGAGTCGTTGGGTGTACAAAACtaagtttcattcagatggcacAATCGAAAGGAATAAGGCTCGCTTGGTTGCTCGAGGTTTTACACAAACCTATGGCGTCGATTATAAAGAGACATTTGCTCCAGTGGCAAAAATGAACACTGTTAGAGTATTGTTGTCGGttgcaattaacaatgcatggcctctctttcaaatggatgttaaaaatgctttcctgcatg GTGATAATATGTCAGAGATTATTGCTCTTAAACAGTATCTCAACAACAAGTTTGCTATCAAGGATCTTGGCACTCTCAAATACTTTCTGGGCATCGAGATGGCACACTCTCACAAGGGTTTCTTCCTCAACCAACGCAAGTATGTCATGGATCTTCTTCACGAAGCAAAAATGACAGATTGCAAGCCTGCTCGTACCCCCTTGGATAGCAACTTGAAGCTAAAAACTCACGGTGATCCAGTTCCCAATTTAAGTTACTATCAAAGAATGGTTGGCAAACTCATTTATCTGACTATCACACGTCCTGATATATCATATGTTGTCAGCATTGGTAGCCAGTTTATGCACTCTCCAAGCATGGATCATTTGAAGATTGTTCATCGTGTGCTACGTTATCTTAAGGGTTCCATTGGTAGAGGAATTCTTATGCGCAACAATAGTCACACTCAGATCTCAGGCTAtaccgatgctgactgggcaggcAATTCTCTCGATCGCAAGTCTACCACTGGGTTTTGTATGTTtgtgggaggcaacctagttacctggaaaagcaagaaacaaagtgttgttGCACGCTCTAGTGCAGAGGCAGAGTATCGTGCTATGGCGTCCACTGCTTGTGAACTTATTTGGCTCAGAAGCCTTCTGTTGACTTTAGGTTTTCCTCATCAACAACCCATGTCCCTACACTGTGATAATCAGGCCGCGATGCACATTGCATCGAATCCTGTATTCCATGAgcgaactaaacatattaaagttGATTGTCACTACGTCAGAAATCAAGTTCAGTCCAAGGTGATCGACACTCACTACACGCGCAGTCATGATCAACTTgcggatattttcacaaaaggatTACCCTCTGTTGATTTTCAACGTCTTTtgttcaagcttggatcaattaatccctttgatccagcttga
- the LOC137730119 gene encoding GDSL esterase/lipase At1g29670-like, producing MAANKSSRLGVVFPVGLPLLVLACFFPCSSCHCDVSVSKNTDEHDGEAGAASEGIKGMFVFGSSLVDNGNNNFLPDSLAKADYLPYGIDFPIGPSGRFTNGKNVIDLFGDHLKLPSFVPAFADPKTKGTKILHGVNFASGASGILDDTGSLAGHVINLNQQIRNFEEVTLPELEAELGRCTTSQSLEDYLFVVGTGGNDYSFNYFLTTSSRNVTLETFTANLTASLSTQLKKLHSLGARKFVLMSINPLGCSPVVRMSRPTHNGCMQKLNRAAHLFNTHLKSLVDGMRVQMPGSSLVFVNSYKIIRDIIKNPISKGFKDASTTCCEVASINEGGNGILCKKGGQVCGNRSSLVFFDGLHPTEAVNVQIATKAFASSLKTEVYPTNIKRMTTRNM from the exons ATGGCTGCAAATAAGTCTTCACGTTTGGGAGTAGTTTTCCCTGTAGGCCTCCCCCTCCTAGTCCTTGCTTGCTTCTTTCCCTGCAGTAGCTGCCACTGTGACGTCAGCGTAAGCAAAAACACTGACGAACACGACGGTGAGGCGGGGGCAGCTAGTGAAGGGATCAAGGGCATGTTTGTGTTTGGAAGCTCTTTGGTCGACAATGGCAACAACAACTTCCTCCCGGACTCACTGGCCAAAGCTGATTACTTGCCGTACGGAATCGATTTTCCTATCGGGCCTTCTGGCAGATTTACGAACGGGAAGAATGTTATCGACCTTTTCGGCGACCATCTCAAGCTTCCTTCCTTCGTTCCAGCATTTGCTGACCCCAAAACTAAGGGAACCAAAATCCTTCATGGCGTCAACTTTGCTTCTGGTGCTTCTGGTATTCTTGATGATACTGGTTCTTTAGCG GGGCATGTGATAAATCTGAATCAGCAAATCAGAAACTTTGAGGAGGTAACGTTGCCAGAGTTGGAAGCGGAGCTAGGCCGGTGCACAACCTCTCAGTCACTCGAGGACTACTTGTTTGTGGTGGGAACCGGCGGAAACGATTACTCATTCAACTACTTCCTGACCACCTCCTCCCGCAACGTCACCCTTGAAACCTTCACTGCCAATCTCACTGCCTCTTTGTCCACACAACTAAAG AAGTTGCACAGTTTAGGAGCTCGAAAGTTTGTGTTGATGTCAATAAATCCATTAGGGTGTAGTCCTGTGGTGAGGATGAGCCGACCAACACATAATGGTTGCATGCAGAAACTGAACCGGGCAGCTCATCTCTTCAATACTCACTTGAAGTCGTTGGTTGATGGTATGAGGGTACAGATGCCGGGCTCATCTCTTGTATTTGTTAACTCCTACAAGATCATTAGAGACATTATAAAAAATCCCATCTCCAAAG GATTCAAGGATGCTAGCACTACTTGTTGTGAAGTGGCATCAATAAATGAAGGAGGGAATGGAATTTTGTGCAAAAAGGGAGGGCAAGTGTGCGGAAACAGAAGCAGTCTTGTGTTCTTTGATGGCTTGCATCCAACGGAAGCTGTGAACGTTCAAATAGCAACCAAGGCCTTCGCCTCTTCCCTTAAAACTGAAGTATATCCCACCAATATTAAGCGAATGACCACACGCAATATGTAG